From a region of the Corvus cornix cornix isolate S_Up_H32 chromosome 2, ASM73873v5, whole genome shotgun sequence genome:
- the PTF1A gene encoding pancreas transcription factor 1 subunit alpha translates to METVLLEHFPGGLDSFSSPPYFDEEDFFSESPPRDVLTSDGLLEPDVDFLSRQLQEYYRDGGDPEGSYRCPAPPAAFPPSPASPGFAYECCGAAGAALLSPGGRLQALGSAKRRRRVRSEAELQQLRQAANVRERRRMQSINDAFEGLRSHIPTLPYEKRLSKVDTLRLAIGYINFLSELVQSDLPLRSASSESPSQPKKIIICHRGTRSPSPSDPDYGLPPLAGHSLSWTDEKQLKEQNIIRTAKVWTPEDPRKVNNKPSVNDIENEPPFDYVA, encoded by the exons ATGGAGAcggtgctgctggagcacttCCCCGGGGGGCTGGACTCCTTCTCCTCGCCCCCCTACTTCGACGAGGAGGACTTCTTCTCCGAGTCGCCCCCGCGGGACGTGCTGACCTCGGACGGGCTGCTGGAGCCGGACGTGGATTTCCTCAGCCGGCAGCTGCAGGAGTACTACCGCGACGGCGGCGACCCCGAGGGCAGCTACCGCTGCccggcgccgcccgccgccTTCCCGCCGTCTCCCGCCTCGCCCGGCTTCGCCTACGAATGctgcggggcggcgggcgcggcgctgcTGTCCCCCGGGGGGCGGCTCCAGGCGCTGGGCTCGGCCAAGCGGCGGAGGCGGGTGCGCTCCGAGgcggagctgcagcagctccgtCAGGCGGCCAACgtgcgggagcggcggcggaTGCAGTCCATCAACGACGCCTTCGAAGGGCTGCGCTCGCACATCCCCACTCTGCCCTACGAGAAGCGCCTCTCCAAGGTGGACACGCTGCGCCTGGCCATCGGCTACATCAACTTCCTCAGCGAACTGGTGCAGTCCGACCTGCCGCTGCGCAGCGCCAGCAGCGAGAGCCCCAGCCAGCCCAAGAAAATCATCATCTGCCACCGCGGCACAA GATCTCCCTCCCCGAGCGACCCCGATTACGGACTCCCCCCTCTGGCCGGTCACTCGCTGTCGTGGACTGATGAAAAGCAGCTCAAGGAACAAAACATCATCCGGACAGCCAAAGTGTGGACCCCCGAGGACCCGCGGAAGGTGAACAACAAACCCTCCGTCAACGACATAGAGAATGAGCCCCCCTTCGACTACGTGGCGTGA
- the LOC120409744 gene encoding translation initiation factor IF-2-like encodes MLLPARTGQGGSPRRDAPAAAVAGPLSEPPRGGGRALPPPPCRAARRRWRGPAGPPPALPAPVCGSRAAPPLSGGGPEPLARPGPAREGSYKRHPRARAAGRRRQPISARRGGRAARRGHRARPGADPTEPPPGTARPRCSRPHRDRARAPGRLSSRCRNAPLGFDTAFPIGKRHPCASCPRRFSRSAGTASPRRQQSHCRSGHSGDRWRGFFRTEGNSIATSEHITSALAPGRASILTSSGPVAFSLFPLPLPLSGRARSEEALLIIP; translated from the coding sequence ATGCTGCTCCCGGCGCGGACGGGGCAGGGGGGCAGCCCCCGCCGGGACGCGCCCGCAGCTGCTGTCGCCGGCCCGCTGTCCGAGCCGCCCCGGGGGGGGGGCCGCGCCCTGCCCCCCCCGCCCTGCCGAGCCGCCCGCCGGCGGTGGCGGGGGCCCGCCGGCCCCCCGcccgccctgcccgccccgGTGTGCGGGagccgggccgcgccgccgctcTCCGGGGGAGGGCCGGAGCCGCTGGCGCGGCCGGGGCCGGCACGCGAGGGGTCTTATAAACGACATCCCCGGGCGCGTgccgccggccgccgccgccagccAATCAGCGCGCGCCGGGGGGGCCGGGCCGCCCGCCGGGGACACCGCGCGCGGCCGGGGGCGGACCCGACGGAGCCCCCGCCCGGcaccgcccggccccgctgcaGCCGCCCGCACCGCGACCGGGCGAGGGCCCCGGGCCGCCTCTCGAGCCGCTGCCGAAACGCGCCTCTTGGCTTTGACACAGCCTTCCCTATCGGGAAGCGCCACCCCTGCGCGTCTTGCCCCCGGCGCTTTTCCCGCTCCGCCGGGACCGCCAGTCCCCGCCGCCAGCAGAGCCACTGCCGGAGCGGACATAGCGGGGATCGATGGCGCGGGTTTTTTCGAACTGAAGGCAATTCTATCgcaacatcagaacacatcacTTCAGCTCTTGCGCCCGGCCGTGCATCGATTTTGACCTCATCGGGCCCCGTTGcgttttctcttttcccactcCCATTGCCCCTCTCCGGACGAGCTCGCTCGGAGGAGGCTCTGTTAATAATTCCCTAA